One window of the Garciella nitratireducens DSM 15102 genome contains the following:
- a CDS encoding IS3 family transposase, whose product MLISQYSIRTESELNNLVNDYIFRYYNHKRPHSYLGGITPFQKRNF is encoded by the coding sequence ATGCTCATAAGTCAATACTCAATCAGAACAGAGAGCGAACTAAATAATCTGGTGAACGACTATATATTTAGATATTATAATCATAAAAGACCCCATAGCTATCTAGGAGGAATAACACCTTTCCAGAAAAGAAATTTTTAG